One genomic segment of Impatiens glandulifera chromosome 6, dImpGla2.1, whole genome shotgun sequence includes these proteins:
- the LOC124943739 gene encoding uncharacterized protein LOC124943739: MDKDFETFLKFLWGKLSFRATIKGLNRNLDHYRLLYLDKNKAMGKKNKDKNVDASYNVYGFTLALQVWTYEYKSNRKSTASDLHTALQGKIVKKMELYEDEKILYAGEDFEDMRATTLYDRCRLDQIMNELNELKTEMRTEINLIKEMLNQLQELFDILSATLREEQRRRIFNEEYMDVDVLVEKKKVNEEDLEDNEEDFKVNEEDNGEEYLEVNEEDLEKVNVLIEDLVNVLIEDLVNDDNIEEKKNEDVVEDDVLKIDNIKDVLVEKDNDGLVEKKKNNKNEDIDDGLVEKKDNDGLVEKKDNDGLVDKKDNDVLVVQAGVLVEEKKNEDIEVWSISSIWSISRWAYGEENNDGLVEEKKKEDIEHWSNLTDFVSFKDVNEKVEDVVNDKKMVQNKKVVQKKVDDDVFVEKIEKKEDNVYNKKVDNDLFVEKIEKKEESV, encoded by the exons ATGGACAAGGACTTCGAAACTTTCCTCAAATTTCTATGGGGAAAGTTgtcctttagagcaaccatAAAGGGTTTGAACAGGAACCTTGATCACTACAGGTTGCTATATCTAGATAAGAATAAAGCCatggggaagaagaacaaagacaagaATGTCGATGCTTCTTATAACGTATATGGGTTCacactagccttacaagtgtggacctatgag TACAAATCTAATAGGAAGAGCACCGCCTCTGATCTTCACACTGCCCTGCAAGGCAAGATTGTCAAGAAGATGGAATTGTATGAAGATGAGAAGATCTTGTATGCTGGGgaggactttgaagatatgagag CAACAACTCTCTAtgatagatgtagattggatcaAATTATGAATGAGCTAAATGAActaaaaactgaaatgagaactGAAATAAATCTCATAAAAGAGATGTTAAACCAACTACAAGAACTGTTTGACATATTATCAGCCACACTAAGGGAGGAACAGAGAAGGAGAATATTTAATGAGGAATATATGGATGTGGATGTGCTTGTGGAGAAAAAGAAGGTGAATGAGGAAGATTTGGAAGATAATGAGGAAGATTTTAAGGTGAATGAGGAAGACAATGGTGAGGAATATTTGGAGGTGAATGAAGAAGATTTGGAGAAGGTGAATGTGTTGATTGAGGATTTGGTGAATGTGTTGATTGAGGATTTGGTGAATGATGATAATATTGAG gagaagaagaatgaggaTGTGGTGGAGGATGATGTGCTGAAGATTGATAATATTAAG gatGTGCTTgtggagaaagacaatgatgGGCttgtagagaagaagaagaataataagAATGAGGATATTGAT GATGGACTTGTGGAGAAGAAAGACAATGATGGTCTTGTGGAGAAGAAAGACAATGATGGGCTTGTGGATAAAAAAGACAATGATGTGCTTGTGGTGCAAGCTGGTGTTCTTgtagaggagaagaagaatgaggaTATTGAGGTATGGTCTATTTCAAGCATTTGGTCTATTTCGA GATGGGCTTATGGAGAAGAAAACAATGatgggcttgtggaggagaagaagaaggaggataTTGAG CATTGGTCTAATCTCACTGATTTTGTCTCATTCAAGGatgtgaatgaaaaggtggAGGATGTGGTCAATGATAAGAAGATGGTGCAGAATAAGaaggtggtgcagaagaaggtggacgatGATGTGTTTGTTGAGAAGATTGAGAAGAAGGAAGACAATGTGTATAATAAGAAGGTGGACAATGATTTGTTTGTGGAGAAGAttgagaagaaagaagaaagtgTGTAG